In Kiloniellales bacterium, the DNA window CCACGCAACGCAACCGGGTCCCCATCCTGGACGTGCTGATGCGCGTCCTGCCGGCGCGGGGCCTGGCGCTCGAGGTCGCCAGCGGCACCGGCGAGCACGCGCGCTGGTTCGCGCAGAACCTCCGGCCCCTGGTCTGGCAGCCGAGCGATCCCGATCCCGAGATGCGCGAGAGCATCCTGAGCCACAGCCGCGGCGCGGAGCTCGCGTCGCTGCGGCCCCCTCTCGACCTGGACACGACCCGCCTGCCCTGGCCGATCGCCGAGGCCGACGCCGTGGTCTGCATCAATCTGGTGCACATCGCGCCCTGGTCCGCGACGCTGGGCCTGCTCGAGGGCGCGGCGGCGATCCTGCCGCCCGAGGGGCCGCTCTACCTCTACGGGCCTTTCCAGCGCAACGGCGGCCACACGGCCGAGAGCAACGC includes these proteins:
- a CDS encoding DUF938 domain-containing protein produces the protein MTDEQRSETAVDDLRLFAPATQRNRVPILDVLMRVLPARGLALEVASGTGEHARWFAQNLRPLVWQPSDPDPEMRESILSHSRGAELASLRPPLDLDTTRLPWPIAEADAVVCINLVHIAPWSATLGLLEGAAAILPPEGPLYLYGPFQRNGGHTAESNAHFDRSLRSRNAEWGVRALEDIAAAARDAGLALDETIDMPANNLSVVFRRRQA